The following proteins come from a genomic window of Flavobacterium crocinum:
- the mreC gene encoding rod shape-determining protein MreC, with translation MQQIFNFIIRNSNRLLFLLLLGISLGLTIQSHSFHRSRVISSANFLSGGVYERINRVNEYLNLRAENDELVLENARLKSLLFNKEDTTKPPTPDSIKGVKPSDIIVSKVIHNSYNTHENYITLNSGSKDGVKQDMGVINSLGIVGVIDNTSPNYSTVVSILNMKSHINAKIKKSNHFGSLTWNGKSTGYVQLEDVPRLASIRKGDTIVTGGQSVIFPEGINIGTVDIVYKKEGTSFYVIKVKLFNDMTNLGHVYIIKSKGREELINLENKSKEKDE, from the coding sequence GAAACAGTAATCGATTGCTGTTTTTGCTGCTTTTAGGTATATCGTTAGGACTCACAATTCAATCACATTCCTTTCACAGAAGCAGAGTAATCAGTTCTGCTAATTTTTTAAGTGGCGGTGTTTACGAAAGAATCAATCGTGTAAATGAATACTTGAATTTAAGAGCAGAAAACGACGAACTTGTACTTGAGAACGCAAGATTAAAAAGTCTTTTATTCAACAAAGAAGACACTACAAAACCACCTACACCAGACAGTATAAAAGGTGTAAAACCTTCGGATATTATTGTATCTAAGGTTATTCATAACTCCTATAATACTCACGAAAATTATATCACTTTAAACTCCGGAAGTAAAGATGGAGTTAAGCAAGATATGGGAGTAATCAACAGTTTAGGAATTGTTGGAGTTATTGATAATACGTCACCAAACTACTCGACTGTTGTTAGCATTCTGAACATGAAATCGCATATTAATGCGAAGATTAAAAAATCAAATCATTTTGGTTCTTTAACATGGAATGGAAAAAGCACAGGATATGTACAATTAGAAGATGTGCCTAGATTAGCTTCTATCAGAAAAGGTGACACTATTGTTACCGGTGGTCAATCTGTAATTTTCCCTGAAGGAATTAATATTGGAACAGTAGACATAGTGTACAAAAAAGAAGGTACTAGTTTTTATGTTATAAAAGTGAAATTGTTTAACGACATGACCAATTTAGGACACGTTTATATCATTAAAAGTAAAGGAAGAGAAGAACTTATTAATTTAGAAAACAAAAGCAAAGAGAAAGATGAATAG